CTAAGCTTTGATTAGAACAATTatagtaaatgaaaataagaaagtaatTTTTGTAAAGCTATTCATAAAAAACCCTTTTCAAGCCATAAAGCTTtccaaatggttttttttttcagcattaggcctccaaaaaaaattatttccgtTCTGCTTAAGATACCCAGATCCAAAACTCTTTCACTGTCTGCTCATCTTTGTTTTGGTCTCCCCTAGTATAATGTCTCCCAGCAAAAGGCCTAGCACACAAATGGTGCTCAATAAGTGCTGCTGAATGAATGTCTGACCCTCTTAACCCAGACCAAGAAGGTAGAAGCATCGGCACAAAGTCCCTTCAACAATAGAAAGCCTATGAacagatgaaagaaatagaaaaataggtaACTGATTTTTACACGTACCTACCCCAATTTGTCTTTGGCCCTGAACTCTGTTGGCCAATGCCTCTTTTCGGGTTGCCTTAAAGAACAAGAATATACATCAGCACACACCTGACTGAAATCTTGGTGGAGACTGCCACACCAACTTACGTTATCAACTGATTTGTAATCTATGGCTGAATATTTTCTGTTGACTCACTACTGTACACTTAATTCTgaagataatatatataatgtcttCACATAGCATCCTGAGTACTGTGTTTTTAAGTTATGCTATTAAtgtgaaaggggaaaaaagggcTTCAAATACTGTGATTAACAGACTTTTTACAGCATTTTTACTCATTATGGTAAAATGAAGTCAATGCATTAGACATGTTTCATTAAGGCCTATGGACTATAAAGGGATATGCCACTTTATAGGGATAGGTTAGAGCCAATCCCATTTTTTGCATGTGTGGATCCCTTTGATTAACTCAGATTATCCTCTTTAGAAGTGGGATTATCCTCTTTAGAAATGGGAATATTGAGGAAGTGGTCTTTCACTGGTTCTTATACCTTTATTCTTTCATCCCCAAATCCCTCAAATTCCCCACTCATATGCAcgcatgcgcgcgcgcacacacacacacacacacacacattcaaaacacacatgtaaaagagaaaaatttcatTGCAACTAACAAAGAATCAAAACCATTGTGGCTTAAAGAAGATAGAAGTTTGGTTCTCTCTCAGGTAAATGTCTGGATGTAGGCAAGTCAAACTGCTCTACAAAGCAGAGGTTCCACCTTATTACTGCACCTTGTGGAGCAAACCTTCCTTCCCAAGGACATTATCCTAGCCACATTATCTGTAGGCCAGTCAGCAGGAAGGGTGAAAGTAGCTagagagagaaaaggcagagTACACAGCGTCCGTCACTTAGAAAAATGTCCTAAAGTGTGGtagggcatgatggctcacacttgtaatcctagcactttgggaggcgaaggcgggctgttcacctgagttcaggagtgcaagaccagactggccaacatggtgaaaccccatctctactaaaaggccaggcatggtagcaggcacctgtgatcccagccacttgggaggctgaggcagaagaattgcttgaacccagggggcagaggttgcagtgagccaggacccaccactgcacttcagcctgggtgacaaagcgagactccatctcgaaaaaaaaaaaatacaagaaaagaaaagaaaatgtcctaaaGAACTTACATAAAACACTTCTATTTTCACCTCTTTGCACTGAACCTAATAACATGACCACATCCAACCTTAATGAAGActcagaaatatttcatttttcattgcttTCAATGAACATATTGAGGTTTTATTACTGAGAACAGAGGGGGAAATGAATATAGGTAGACAACTAGAAAATTGGCATAAGAGTCTTCCTTATCCCTCACATGATGTAATGTGTGGGATTTCATTTTGGCGGTTTCAGGACAGattcctttccttcccccaccTACCCTACACTATCTTTTTCTCTACCCCATATGCATCcatgaattttattcttttccttttttttaagacagtgtttcactctgtcacccaagatgtagtgcagtggtgtgatcatggctcactgcagcctccaactctgaggctcaagcgatcctcccttctccacctcccaattagctgggactacaggcacatgccaccacgccagggtttttttgtttttgtttttgttttttagaaatgggttctctatgtggtccaggctggactcaaactcctggcctcaagcaatcctcccgccttggcctcccaaagtgctgggaacttTCTTCTTATGTATCCAAACACACTTCTTTTTTGTGTGGAGAAAAGAAGGGAGTAATTAGTGAAGGATAGACTGACTTTCACTATTTAAGCTACTGAGTACTAAGAATTTTAATAAGAGGATCTGAGCCAAATTCTAATCCTCTCCTTGTGTGTTTGCTATCTAAATTGAAACCACAGTCAGTTTTAATTGAACATAAAATCTGCTGTTTGATCCTAAGCAGTAGAACAACATTTTCATTTGCTAGTAAGTGGATTTTGGACTTCCTCCCAAAAGAAGCTAAACTTTAGTGATAGTTACAATATTATCTCATTCAAACAAAGGCCTGGAACATGTAATATTCTCTGGGGAGGTACCAAGCTCTGTGAGCAGCAGATTTAGTAATTTGAATAACAAACTTAAACTCCAAACATAGCCCCGGCTAGCCAGGAAGTTGTTCTCACACTCCACAGAGCGCGAGAGGTTTCAGAGGGACATCTAGTTTCAAAGTGAAGCAGAGTAGACAGAGCCCGCCTACCCTCACACACAAACTTCTTTCTATCTATACTTTATGTATCAAACTTCTATATGAGGCATTGTTTAAAGAAAGGCTTTAACTACTTTTAAAATCTGACCTCGTTGTTCCCAGCTCCAATTCTATTCCTTAGGGATTTGTTTCTTGAGGACATTATAACCTTGAAATTCATAAGCTTTCCAGGAGCTAGTGGAAAAGGGTGAAAAGAGAAGCGACTTAGGGGAAAACTTCCTACCTGTCATTATTTTGGCAAAAGTTTATTTAACTTGTTTAGAAAGACCATAATGATGCACACAACCTAGATTCACAATATTATTTGATTAGCAAGACTATATTAGTATATTTGTCTCCCTGGAAGTCATAACCTATGTGTACCATTaaaatttttcctcctttttttttttttcttttttagtcatttaaatttgctttctaatgcttaagtctttttttttttaatgtgcaaatatatttattgcCCCCCAAAATTGGATATTCCTATCCAGGTCAACATACACATAGGAAATGACTAACTGACAAGATCTGGTAAGTTTGCATATTGTAGCTTCACCACgactttgttgtttgtttctgttatCAGAATCTTCTCAGCAGTCCTACTTCATCTGTCAAATATTCcatggagggggaaaaaaaaaaaaaaaaggtcaaaagcATTCGTAGTCTTGTTATTGTTACTGTTGTTAATTACAAAAGTTCAGTCTTTGTTTTGGTAGATTAAGTAACAATAATCTCTAAAGGAGTAGTTATGAGTtctattctaaataaaatactctaagaatttatttctctctgCAGCTATTTCTTCATTCTCCAACTCATATTTCTTCATGGAAACAAAATATCGAATAAAGGTTTCTCCTAGAGCCTGCCTCAGACATTGATCTTCTTCCAGTGCCACAAGGGCatcttccagttttaaagggatcTCAGAAGTTTCCGCTTGGTAAAAGTCTGTGCTCTCATCTGGACCAGCCAAGTCTTCATTACTGCTATGAAGTCCATCTAAGCCTGCAGCAACAGTTGCAGCCAGCACCAAGTAAGGGTTTGCTGTTGCTGAGCCTAGCTTATTTTCTATCCGGGTGCCTTTCTCTCCATGACACTTGATATTAAATATACAGCTGTTGTCATTGTATCCCCACGTTGTAGGCACACTCTCCTTCAGGTCTTTACTGTCCTTGGAATAACGCTTTCGGCAGCTAACAGTAGGCGCTGTCAGGCAGCTGAGTGCAGCAGAGTGCTTCAAGAGTCCTGCCAACCATTTTTTCCCAGTGATCGTCAGCTGCTCAGTTCCAGAAGTGCTGCAAAACATGTTCTTCTTCCTGTCGACATCCCAGAGACTATGAGACAAAGTCCCTGAATTACAAAATCCAGTCTCAATGAAGAAGCTGGAAATGTAATTATATTTCCTTGCCACTTCTTTGACACCTGTTCTGAGGGTAAATGCATTATCAGCTGAGCTAATGCCAAATTCAGGCAGGAAACAGATTTCCATCTGACCAGGCCTGGTAGAGGAGGAAAAACTCTCGACATTTGCTCCAGTGTGATACAAGCCATCAACAAGTTCCTGCATGAAGGGCTGATcatggttatttaaaaatgttgaagcAGGAAATGATATAGTCTTTGAATTTAGAAATTCAGGcacaccaaaaatgcaaaaatcacagaTGAAAGCAGAAAGTAGGGAAAAGCCAGAGGCCTGCAGCTGGCTCAGCTGCCTCTTTGCAATGTACCTTGGGGAAGTCAAAAGAGGCTCACCAGTCACAGTGAAGGTATCACATATCACTCTTGCAGTTCTATCAGCCCATGGTAAAACTCTAAAGGTTGATATCTCTGGCATTAGGACTATGTCACTATTAAAACATGTGGCTCTTATGCGATTCATTTCACTGTCTTTAGGATTCGGTATCACTTCAAGATAACCTCGGGGCATGCAAACTCCATGGCTCACTTTCTCctaaagaaggaataaaaatgaagaaattaggttttgaaaacaaacaaaagggttGGGGGAGAAAAAGCTttgctaatgaaaaaaaaaaaaaaaatatatatatatatatatatatatatatatatatatatatatatatatatgtttaacatTTGTTGGTTAACACTAACTTGGTATCAGataaatgtcaaatattttaaaataaaacccccaaacagggccgggcgcggtggctcaagcctgtaatcccagcactttgggaggccgagaccggcggatcacgaggtcaggagatcgagaccatcctggctaacacggtgaaaccctgtctctactaaaaaatacaaaaaactagccgggcgaggtggcgggcgcctgtagtcccagctactcgggaggctgaggcaggagaatggcgtaaacccgggaggcggagcttgcagtgagctgagatccggccactgcactccagcctgggcgacagagcagactccgtctcaaaaaaaaaaaaaaaaaaaaccccaaacaatgCAATGTTTTAAGCCTTGAAGGCCTTAAATGCTCTTAGATCTCAAAATAGCagttataaataaaagatataatgataaagaaaatccgttatagcaaaaaataaatgtaaagccttatggaattatttgaaattatcatCATCAAAAGTACTTCCTgaagcactttttattttatagtacaGTTGTTAATTCTTCAGATAAggctttatttttgcttattttattgtaaCCCTGAGTTAACTGACCCTCAAAAGTCTACAGTAAACAATTCTCAATCCTTCTCAAATTGCAGACTATGGTCAATACTGTGGCACACAGCACATTTGTCCTAACACGAGGGGAGCCAGGACGCTGACAGCTGCATTCCTCTCTTTATTCACTTTTACAACCCATTTAAGAATTAAAAACCTCACTGTCTCAGAGTCCCAGAACCCTTGTCTGTGAATGTGGACCTGTAACTCCAAAGTTAGAGCTTCCAAAATGTAACCTTCAAGTCAGCATGAACTGGTTGTCAACAGATCTGCCTTCTTATCCTAGCTCTTTCATTAATTGCTTCTGTGAATTTTGGCAAGTCACTGGGTTATGTGCCTCAGCTTCCATATCGGCAAAACACGTTTTAGACTAGACGACGGCTAAGGTACTTTCTAGTCGTTTATTTCTAGGTTTCAGTGaatttagtcatttatttaactttttctctgtgccaggcaaCAGGGAAGCGATAAGGTTATTAAGCTGAGCAGACGCGTAAAACAATTTCTGGAAATTATGTATTAGATATATCAACAAGGTTGAAGGTTACTTtaatagatggagaaaaatcaCTGAGTATAAAAGGTTGGTTCCCATGAAGTCAGTGAAGATCATGAGGTTAATAAAACCACCTAGCAATCTGTAAGCCagatgctttcctttcctttctttccctttctttctcttttttccccttataaacaacagaaacttattcctctttagttctggagactgaaaaGTACAAGATGAAGGTAACAGCTGAtatggtgtctggtgagggctgctttcTGGTTCGTATATGGCTGCTTCttgtgtgtcctcacatggtggaaggaagCCAGACTATTTTTTATGTTACCTCCAGAATCCAAGAAGCATGGCTATCAAAGAGGGGCTGGTATTAGCCAAAGTGATTTACTGGTTCACTCTTCTGCATTTGCCCATGAACCACTGcctccttcactttccaccatctCTACACACATTTTTGAATGCTGTTTGACTGAACTGATCCAAGTCTACTTTCACCAATAATAAAGTTGAGTGAGTCAAGCACTATTTGGTGCCTACCTAATTTTCCAACACACTCATAGACCTGTACATGTAAactttatgcacacacacacacacgcacacatactgTAGAATATTTGAATACTATAGCATGGAATCCTTTAATTCATATTTTCACTATAAGCAATAATGTCATTTCCCTGCTTGTCAGTTTTTTAGTTTGAAATTCCGTATATTAGTTCTTTACAtaactaaaatgagaaataatatattttattcatgagACTTCTATGAGTTCCTGCAATTTAAATCTGTGTTTGTATTCACTTGGCTGTGAGTAGTAGAGAACAGCTGGTTGCCATTTCACTCCAATAGTCCTTCATGAactcaaaaaatagtaaaaagtcGCACTTTATTCTTTAGATTACTTAATCCATATTTTTTTGAACACTCTTCTGGCACTGtaatttgctttattcttttcttggACATAGAGAATGCAAACTACTCTCTATTAGTTACGGGAAGTATATgaatatacatgaatatattcaTGACGATATATTTTCTGAAGCAGTGTTTATAGATATAAAGCACTGGAACAACTTCATCTTCAATATAGATCACTATGGGCTCAATAAAATGTTTGCAGAATAACTTAAATCCTTATCAAAAATGAAACTTGGACCATAGTGAAGGTTATCTTTTGAAATAAGCCAAGAATTAGTTACGAGTCTATAGCAATGTATCATGTTTTGGCTAGATCAAATATAGAAAGAGCCTAcattatttgcatataatttaaataaaaatcaacactTTTGATAGAACAGAGATAATATAAGTTGGTTGTAAGGTGTTTAAACCttaaacaccacacacacatgcaatatTTAGGTTACTTtgcacaaattaattttttttttttgagatggaataaagtacacacacacacgcacacacacacacacgatatttAGGTTACTTTGCACAGatgaatctgtttttttctttttttctggagatgtactttcactctttttgcccaggctggagtgcaatggcgtgatctcggcttactgcaacctctgccttccaggttcaagtgattctcctgcctcagcctcccaagtaactggattacaggcccctgtcatcagacccagctaatttttgtatttttagtagagacggggttttaccatgttggtcaggctggtctcaaactcctgacctcaggtgatctgcccacctcagcatcccaaagtgctaggattacaggcatgagccaccgcgcccggcttcttaAACCTATTTTTACTGTCTATTCacagcaaattttccaaaataaattattttgtcttaAATTACAAATATTCATTGTGCTAATACTCATTGTTATACCTTCACAAgtttcaaaaatgaatttaaagtgGCTTCTTAAAAAAACATCGATACTCTATGATCATTAAATGAGAACAAAATAGTAATAACGAGGTAATGAAATAGTGAAGTTAGTTATTAGGAAACTGGGACTAAGAATAAATATAGCCATTGAGACGCTGTATAATGAGTTACATTAAAATTCCCATGATAGACAAACTTTTTCTCTAGCTAAACTctagaaaaaaaagtgttttttatatGTGGGATATTGAacaaaatagtgaaaaatattttcagtaacaGTTGGATAAAAAAAGTATGCAGAATTTTCCTCTCTGTGTCAATTATATCAATCCTTAGCAAGTATAAGcaacatattgttttatttttgtaaaaggaTTCCACTGAGAAACTAGAGTAATGTCCTATATATGGACTTGTAGGTGCCAttagtaaaataaatgattaaaatttgatgaaaactgaaTAGCAAACAGTTTTATATTGAGGTCTCTGGCAAGTACTTAAAGTGCCAGTTACTTTTCCTTCTGATTGGAAGAGATTCATTTGAATTATATTCTGGGCCTGTCcacaaaaaaatccacattttttgtaaaaattaaacaacatatatTCTTGCCTGGATGAAGAGGAAACAATATCTGCAAGCAGCTCCAAATAATTCCTTAAGAAACAATTTTGAATCTGTTAGAATTCTTTAAGAAGTGTTTTTGAAGATGTCCAGTTTTTCCCAACATGAAGCAAATATAACAATTAGAATCTGATATTAATgtgataaaattataatattttaaaatagttaaaccTAGAGGATGCTTAACTTTCACACTTTCTTAAATAGTACCGACCTGATGTCCTTTGCTAAGAAATTTGATATTTAATTAACACAATAACTCAGTCATCAAAATAAACACATGACAAAAACTGATACAAAAAATTAAGGaagtctcaaaacaacaaaaacacagtatctgtTGATATCATCATTTTCGGGAATTTAATAATATTCATTAAGTCATCCAACAACAATGGACTATTTTCTTATCCGAATTTGGAGCCGAAAGGAATATGCTTTTTATCTAgcaaattatttctatttaatcattttttcctctttatgttTGCTCTTGGGTCTTCTGTTGCAATTTTCTTGTGTCAAATAAAATACAATCTTCATAATTGCAGtaagggagaaaaataattctgtagaGCAAAATTATTCAAGGCAGAAGGACTAAATTTACCAGTCTTAATTagttttgtatttctattggGTAAAGAAATTGCTGTTTGAGAGCCAAGAGTACACGTTTAGCTCCTTGGGGAGCAATAACATGTTTgggaggaaaaagggaagaaacaaaataagttATTGATTTTCAGCTTGAATTGCTGTATAGattacaagaaaataagaaacagtaATAAGAACCATTTGCCTGCTAATGGTCATGAAATTACATTCAGTCACAACTGTGTGTTAAACTCACTTGAAAAAAGTGTGCAGGGATAGTCTTAGACCTGGACACGCCATGGAGGTCTGTTGCTTCAAATCGTACAAACTGGAGGCGATTTTTGGCCATGGCTTGTCTAATGTGTTTCATTCTAGAAGAGAGTTGAGGTGGGGCCAGAATTTGACTGCTGTCCCTCATGCAatctgcaaaattaaaaaaaatagattctaaCTCAGGAGATCATGATGGACTGAGAAGCAAAAGGAGATTACAGAGTAGTGAATTAgtcaatattattaataaaaacattaatattcATCATGTCACTGGCTTAGAGTTGGATCTCTTACCTTTCTTATTCTGCCCTTACCATCTTCCCAAGAATATTGTGTCTAAACAACCTGAGATCATTTATCAGTTAGGACAAGGTCAAAATTGACATTATTTGCATAAGGATATAGCGAAATCATATGTAGATACTTACTGAAAATCCTTTTGCTTATGGAAATTAGAACATATTTGCATAAGTTCACAGCAAAAAAGGGACCATAAAAGCCTGTCTATAGGTGACTATTATTGAACATATTTGGGCTTCTTGAACTAACTGTTAATTTCTAAACTTAAATTTCTATGTGATTAAAAgtgaatttagttttattttctgggGTTTTGTCTCATTCTGGGAGTTTTTTACCCAAAGGGCTTTATATCTTTTTAATGGCATCTAACTCTAAGAAGTCTACACATTTCTGTCaaatttaaaacttgcttaaataagcaaacaaacatgtcttttttttttttttttttaagaatgagaGTGTAGGAGATGAGAAATCTGGACTGCGTACtcaatttaaaattagaaacataaaaaatgttcttttcaagACTTTTAAGATAGTGTGCAAATTCCAACTTCAGAGCTAGAAGAGAACTTTGGAGATAAATCATTTAATCTAACCAACTCGTTAGCTTGAGTCCCAGAGTGGCACAATGAGTTACTCCAAACCACACTATCAGTTCACTGTGGAACTGAAACTAGAGTGCAGAGTTTTGATTCATGCTGGATGGTTTATTACCACAAATTAAATTAGTATGTCTATAGCACATAGAATTATCAGGCAAATAGTACACATTATAAATGTTAGTTGCTGTCAGAACTTTTAGGAGAGGCAGCAGAGTGTAGTTTGGGTTAGCACAAAACACTGAAGCCCATCCACCTCCATTCCAATCCTACCTTTGCCCTAGCAACAATCTTATCCTCTTTCTGCCTTGAATTTCTCATCAGTAACATATGACCTACTTCACAGGCTTTTCAGGAGGATTAAGCAGGTTATTAACAGTTACTGGCAGACAGTAAGCACCATATAAGTGCTACTTAAATGCATAAAGTGAGTACAAGTACTCTAGCCCTAGTAAATGGTATCATGATCAAGTCTTCAACCAAACACTCATCAATCTGTCACATCATTGATGTTGAGCAGCTATAATTCTAAAGAGATACCTGAGTATTCTTTTGCAAGATATAATTAGGCTTTAAAACTAAGCATAAAGATTGACAGTTTAGAAACATAGATTAAGTAGATTTTAAGTACATGAAGCATGGGAAAAACAAATTACTGGTTCCATATATGCAAATACATTAGTGATAATGTGTTATCACTGATACATTTGGCTACTCTGAAACTCTAGAGGCTTTATAACTACCttccatttaaaacaaacaaactgtagCAATTAAAGTGTTTCATGCTAAATTAACACTTGCTGTATTCCCAACCTACTCTGAAATATTAGGTATTCAGCCCAAGATAAATAATGCTGCTTAAAGCAAAATTTataggcattttaaaatatggaaatttgggtcaggcgcggtggctcactcctgtaataccagcactttggcaggttgaggtgggcagatcacttggggccaggagttcaagaccagcctaggcagcatggcaaaaccctatctttactaaaaatacaaaaacgtgctgggtgtggtgttgtgctcccgtagtcccagctactcaggaggctgaaacacaagaattgcttgagcctgggaggtggaggttgcagtgagccaagatcgcaccactgcactccagcctggacaacaaagagagactgtcttaaaaattaataataataatatggaaaTTTTTAGATAATGAATATTCTAAACATAATAAGCAATTATACATAAGCTATAAAGAAGACATCCCTTATAAAAGGAGAAAGGTAATTTTATTGGTTCACCAGTAATAGGATAACAGGTAGTCTTACTAGCTTTTTGCTTTATCTGTGTCTCCTAAACTTTCTACaatgaatacatattattttaaaataagaataatatttggctgggcacggtggctcaaacctgtaatcccagcactttggggggctgaggcgggtggatcacgaagtcaggagttcaaggccagcctgaccaacatggtgaaaccccatatctataaaaataaaaaaaaatttttttttaaatagccaggcggtggcatttgcctgtaatcccagttactcaggaggctgaggcaggagaatctcttgagtccaggaggcggaagttgcagtgagctgagatggtgccattgtactccagcctgggtgacagagtgagactccatctcaaaaaacaaaaataatcaataaaaataataataatattcattcactcaacataGATATTTTTCATCATCACATACTATTCATACTGAACGTGTATCTGGGAATCAGCCAGGAAGAGCCCTACCCTCATGGAACTTTATATTATAAAGTGGGACAGGTATAGATAATAAACATGCCATCAAATGCAAGGGTGGGATAAGTTCACACAGTAAAAGGgctgaaaaaagaacaaaacaaaaccataatcACCTGAAGTATTAATTGTATGAGACTTGATCACAACATAGACAGCTCTAACCCTTGATTCATTTTGAAGTCTCCAAGTTGCTCTGTGACTGGACAGTGAGTAGAGTACACGTATTAGTTTGCTAAAGCTACTATGACAAATGCCGCAGAAGGCggcttaaacagaaatttattttctcatagttctgaaggctagagGTCGGAGACCAAAGGTGTCAGCAGGATTGCTTCTTCTAAAGTCTCTCTCCCCTTGGCTAATAGACAGCCATCTTCTTCCAGCACCTTCACATGTTCTTTtgtctgtgcatgtctgtgaCCTAATCTCTTCCTCTTAGGAGGACATAATCACACTGAATTAGGGGTCACCCTgctgacctcatttaaccttaattaccccTTTAAAGAGTGTACCTCCAAATTCAGCCACATTATCAGGTACCGAAGGTTAGGaaatcattttaaccattttggaGAAACACCATTCAACACATAACAGTGTATCATTCTGTTTCTATTATCTTCAGTGTCCTTATTGGCACCTGCCACACTGTATACTCACATGTTCCTGTCATCCCCCATTGCCTATCAGCTCCTTGAGAGCCAAGGCTTAGTTTTACCTGCTGCTGTTTTCTTGGTACTTGTAGCAGTATATGCTTCTCATAgccatttgacaaatatttttttaaataagtgagtgagtgaatgaatgaatacatccTGTGTGATTTGACCTTGTCTAATTGATAAGTAAAAGTTGTCAtcatatattttagtatatatcctaagtatctatttttcatttaaaagtttaattcttTCACCAAATATGAGAAACCTATCCAATCCCATTTCATTTTCAAGGCATCAACAGATCTTGCTGCATCATTGTCTGAATTTTTCTTCAGTAAATCATACTTGTTATTTACAATTAAACCTTTTGGTCAGCCTTTCCCAGTTGCACAAGATGAATAGCTGGCAGATAATTGCCAGTTCAGGAGCTCATTTGTTTTTCCTACAGTGTGGTTCCTgggagattttcttcttttctattccatCAAGGGATTAATAAATTAAATCAATGTGTTTTTATAGAAGATGTTTCAGTGCTGTGCctgtttagggaaaaaaaataagaaaacattttttaaaaaaaagtcaaagctCTATAGCAACTAGTAGGCCTTGGAGAAATTTTGTCCGTGTTCAGTGACAATGAGGACATATATCAGTTATACAGAACAAGCCGTGGTCACTTATAAAAGGGAGATTGAAGAGACGTTTGGGCTTCAGAAACACCAATtcaaagaaagggaaaagtgCATTTGAGAGAAAACCCTGGAATACATTCAGCTTATTGCACACCTAGTATaatgtaccatgctgtttcaagGTCCAGCCGTCTTTCATCATTGTGGCTATGGTGAGAGTCACCCTGTTTGTGCTACCTTCTGGCCACATCATATTAGCGCAGACATTGTTGGAAAGCCCAGATGGAAGAAT
This genomic window from Chlorocebus sabaeus isolate Y175 chromosome 17, mChlSab1.0.hap1, whole genome shotgun sequence contains:
- the LGSN gene encoding lengsin isoform X1 → MNNEEDFLQKDSTRDEGNETEDNSMNKLRRKKVTKPHVCSTEVGEMDMSNSNDCMRDSSQILAPPQLSSRMKHIRQAMAKNRLQFVRFEATDLHGVSRSKTIPAHFFQEKVSHGVCMPRGYLEVIPNPKDSEMNRIRATCFNSDIVLMPEISTFRVLPWADRTARVICDTFTVTGEPLLTSPRYIAKRQLSQLQASGFSLLSAFICDFCIFGVPEFLNSKTISFPASTFLNNHDQPFMQELVDGLYHTGANVESFSSSTRPGQMEICFLPEFGISSADNAFTLRTGVKEVARKYNYISSFFIETGFCNSGTLSHSLWDVDRKKNMFCSTSGTEQLTITGKKWLAGLLKHSAALSCLTAPTVSCRKRYSKDSKDLKESVPTTWGYNDNSCIFNIKCHGEKGTRIENKLGSATANPYLVLAATVAAGLDGLHSSNEDLAGPDESTDFYQAETSEIPLKLEDALVALEEDQCLRQALGETFIRYFVSMKKYELENEEIAAERNKFLEYFI
- the LGSN gene encoding lengsin isoform X2 is translated as MNKLRRKKVTKPHVCSTEVGEMDMSNSNDCMRDSSQILAPPQLSSRMKHIRQAMAKNRLQFVRFEATDLHGVSRSKTIPAHFFQEKVSHGVCMPRGYLEVIPNPKDSEMNRIRATCFNSDIVLMPEISTFRVLPWADRTARVICDTFTVTVSGMSTGRRTCFAALLELSS